From Candidatus Amoebophilus asiaticus 5a2, the proteins below share one genomic window:
- a CDS encoding DNA-directed RNA polymerase subunit omega, with the protein MKYKINTLVTRDFSALTAPTSNVYEAVAIISKRARQVALHMKEDLDSKLVDFVSDDTEELQDEEKAAKQEQAEITRLYEKLPKPTTIATEEFLEGKLMYRHAEEENTAV; encoded by the coding sequence ATGAAATATAAAATTAACACCCTAGTTACCAGAGACTTTTCAGCATTAACCGCCCCAACAAGTAACGTATATGAAGCAGTAGCTATCATTTCTAAACGTGCTCGTCAAGTTGCATTACATATGAAAGAAGATCTTGATAGTAAACTGGTAGATTTTGTATCAGACGATACAGAAGAGTTACAAGATGAAGAAAAGGCTGCTAAGCAGGAGCAGGCAGAGATAACAAGACTTTATGAAAAACTTCCTAAACCAACTACCATTGCTACAGAAGAATTTTTAGAAGGTAAGTTGATGTATCGTCATGCTGAAGAAGAAAATACGGCAGTCTAA
- a CDS encoding outer membrane protein assembly factor BamD, translating into MSYIKFIKIGLIGLALASCATHTHSGNYLSKYQQAVARYEAKDYYEALQLFKEVIPMLKGRKEIIPAQFYQAYAYFYQKSYKMSAYCFESFYKTYPRLAQAEEALYMQGYSLYLSIPDIRLDQAVTEKALKTLQTYLNKYPSGTYQQEAHQYNDELQNKLMLKSFKAAKLYYELGHYKAAVIALGNFREKYPESIYQEEALCLQIQAQYKWALGSEVKEQPDRLYAVVNYYYIFLDKFPNSKYLKTLESVYNAALEKINNFVNDKNN; encoded by the coding sequence ATGTCATATATTAAATTTATAAAAATAGGATTAATAGGACTAGCGCTTGCTTCTTGCGCTACACACACCCATTCTGGTAATTACCTTAGCAAGTATCAACAAGCTGTGGCACGCTATGAAGCTAAAGACTATTACGAAGCGTTGCAGTTGTTCAAAGAAGTTATCCCTATGCTCAAGGGAAGGAAAGAAATTATACCAGCGCAATTTTACCAGGCATATGCTTACTTTTATCAGAAATCTTATAAAATGAGCGCTTATTGCTTTGAGTCTTTTTACAAGACTTATCCTAGGTTAGCGCAAGCAGAGGAAGCTTTGTATATGCAAGGCTATTCACTTTATTTATCTATACCTGATATTCGCTTGGATCAAGCAGTAACAGAAAAAGCACTTAAAACGCTACAAACATATCTTAACAAGTATCCTTCCGGCACTTATCAACAAGAGGCTCACCAGTATAATGATGAGTTACAGAATAAGCTTATGCTTAAATCCTTTAAAGCTGCTAAGCTTTATTACGAATTAGGACATTATAAGGCGGCTGTTATAGCATTAGGAAATTTTCGAGAAAAATATCCTGAGTCCATTTACCAAGAAGAGGCCCTGTGTTTACAAATACAGGCTCAGTATAAATGGGCATTGGGAAGTGAGGTTAAAGAACAACCTGATAGGTTGTATGCTGTCGTAAATTATTATTACATATTTTTAGATAAATTCCCAAATAGTAAATATCTCAAGACATTAGAAAGTGTATATAACGCTGCCCTTGAAAAAATTAATAATTTTGTAAACGATAAGAATAATTAA
- a CDS encoding heavy-metal-associated domain-containing protein, with product MATYEYNIAGIKCNSCVDKIKDELLKIEGIKQAIVQLSTPQATIAMERYISINQLQAALNKAGDYTIVVANENIQHATGNSKLVTWIKTYKPILLIGAYIIAVSLIIEIDKDKFEVENWMCNFMSGFFLVFSFFKLLDLKGFADTYVTYDIVAKQWYSWSYIYVFIELGLAIAYLMKFNLWIVNIITLIIMSLSIVGVIESILNKRKIKCACLGTVFNLPVGTFTIIENAFMIAMSAGMLLVKFLLN from the coding sequence ATGGCAACTTATGAGTATAACATAGCTGGCATAAAGTGCAATAGCTGTGTAGATAAGATAAAAGATGAGCTGTTAAAAATAGAAGGAATCAAACAAGCTATTGTTCAGCTGTCCACACCACAAGCAACAATTGCTATGGAAAGATATATATCTATCAATCAATTACAGGCTGCTTTAAATAAAGCAGGTGACTATACAATTGTGGTAGCAAATGAAAATATACAGCATGCTACTGGAAATTCTAAGCTAGTAACTTGGATTAAAACTTACAAACCTATACTTCTTATTGGTGCTTATATTATTGCTGTTAGCCTTATAATAGAGATTGACAAGGATAAATTTGAAGTAGAAAATTGGATGTGTAATTTTATGAGTGGATTCTTTTTAGTATTTTCTTTCTTCAAATTATTAGATTTAAAAGGATTTGCTGATACTTATGTTACCTATGATATCGTTGCTAAACAGTGGTATAGTTGGAGTTATATATATGTTTTTATTGAGCTTGGTTTAGCTATAGCATATTTAATGAAATTTAATTTATGGATCGTAAACATCATTACTTTAATAATAATGTCTCTCAGCATAGTGGGTGTTATAGAAAGCATCCTAAATAAGAGGAAAATAAAATGTGCTTGTCTTGGAACGGTTTTTAATTTACCAGTAGGCACCTTTACTATTATTGAAAATGCATTTATGATTGCTATGAGTGCAGGTATGTTGTTGGTAAAATTTTTATTGAACTGA
- a CDS encoding OstA-like protein — translation MAKNKDKVKINYSADKLEGGEKENGEEPYKKLSGHVIFIHEDFTIYADSAQYYDQKGIVKAAGNLQMIDKEGGVMVAERVVYDVNTKIAQLRNSVSYEQDTLKFYTDELDYVVKDKKGYFRNGGTLIQDNDQISSQTGYYDEKNKLAVFSHQVELSNKEYHVACDMLRYHTNTKLAEFKGNTHIVTKEGETITTKEGGQYNTDTKDALFKKARVESEKYSLYSNLIKANQEKNQYTATGQVELVSKEHYVTITGEHGYYDYDKGVGEVLGNPLLQRIIEEDTLYMIADTFKAIQDKVHDKDDEKDHVILGYNNVKIYKSNLQAKADSMSYHSIDSTVYFYNKPIFWNYDSQITAESIRIALNNEAIEKMYMDTDAFIASVDKFDNYNQVKGREMVAQFQDNKISYIDILGNGESLYFALNDSSELVGMNYIRCSHIRIDMDNENLSKISFLVKPTGIFYPAHKIMEDEKQLFGFKWRVNEKPILEEFLLRKQVAAQKAGNKSAQKNHINSKKELN, via the coding sequence TTGGCTAAGAACAAGGATAAAGTAAAGATAAACTATAGTGCAGATAAACTAGAAGGTGGCGAAAAGGAAAATGGAGAAGAACCTTATAAAAAACTTTCTGGACACGTAATTTTTATTCATGAAGATTTTACCATTTATGCTGATTCTGCTCAATATTATGACCAAAAAGGAATTGTAAAAGCAGCTGGTAATCTTCAGATGATTGATAAGGAAGGTGGAGTTATGGTTGCAGAAAGGGTTGTATATGATGTTAATACAAAGATAGCTCAGCTACGCAATTCAGTATCTTATGAGCAAGATACCCTTAAATTTTATACTGATGAGCTGGATTATGTGGTAAAGGATAAAAAAGGATATTTTAGAAATGGAGGTACTTTAATTCAGGATAATGATCAAATAAGCAGCCAGACCGGATATTATGATGAAAAAAATAAATTAGCTGTCTTTTCCCATCAAGTGGAGCTTAGTAATAAAGAATATCATGTGGCATGTGATATGCTACGCTACCATACTAATACTAAGTTAGCTGAGTTTAAGGGTAATACACACATAGTCACTAAAGAAGGAGAAACTATTACTACTAAGGAAGGTGGCCAATATAATACAGATACAAAAGACGCATTGTTTAAAAAGGCAAGAGTGGAATCTGAAAAGTACAGCTTGTATAGTAATCTAATAAAAGCTAATCAAGAGAAAAATCAGTATACAGCAACAGGACAAGTGGAGTTAGTTTCCAAAGAACATTATGTAACTATTACAGGAGAGCATGGTTATTATGATTATGATAAAGGAGTAGGAGAAGTTCTTGGTAATCCTTTGTTACAGCGTATCATAGAGGAAGATACTTTATATATGATAGCAGATACTTTTAAAGCTATACAAGACAAAGTTCATGACAAGGATGATGAAAAAGACCATGTGATTTTAGGTTATAACAATGTAAAAATATATAAATCAAATCTACAAGCCAAAGCAGATTCTATGTCCTACCATAGCATAGATTCTACTGTTTATTTTTATAATAAACCTATTTTTTGGAATTATGATAGCCAAATTACTGCCGAATCTATTCGTATAGCACTTAACAATGAGGCTATTGAGAAAATGTATATGGATACAGATGCTTTTATAGCTTCTGTAGATAAATTTGACAACTATAATCAAGTAAAGGGCAGAGAAATGGTAGCGCAATTTCAAGATAATAAAATCAGCTATATAGATATCTTAGGTAATGGAGAGAGCCTCTATTTTGCACTTAATGATAGTTCAGAGTTAGTAGGTATGAATTACATTCGATGTAGCCATATACGTATTGATATGGATAATGAAAACTTATCAAAAATTAGCTTTCTTGTAAAACCTACAGGTATTTTTTATCCTGCTCACAAAATTATGGAAGATGAGAAGCAGCTGTTTGGTTTTAAGTGGAGAGTAAATGAAAAACCTATATTAGAAGAGTTTTTATTAAGAAAACAAGTTGCTGCACAAAAAGCTGGTAATAAAAGCGCACAAAAAAACCATATAAATTCAAAGAAAGAACTTAATTAA
- a CDS encoding dicarboxylate/amino acid:cation symporter, translated as MKKIELHIQILIGLALGLCFALLSIQLGWPVSFTINYIKPFGTVFLNSLKMIAIPLVFVSLVIGITSIEDTTKLSRIGGKTFIIYTITTILAVILGLAVANIIKPGEVISEQTRDSLLKLYGGQAEQHSVSFEQTKATGPLQFLVDLVPENLFQALGNNMSLLQVVLVATMLGIALLKIPVRKSKPVILFFSGINEAIIELVGFIMKLAPFGVFALVSSLLIEIAGGSNTYEVFEILYALLWYVGTVVLGLAIMTLVIYPIIMRFFTKKSYLTFLKQIRPAQLIAFTTSSSSAALPVTMERVEKHLGVSEEISNFVLPLGATVNMDGTAVYQGIAVVFIAQALGIKLSLETQFMIVANVAISSIGVAGVPGAAMVTTTMILHAIGIPGVGLALILAPDRILDMCRTVTNITGDAVVAVVVASTEGELTSDNDINKSVTAKSTAD; from the coding sequence ATGAAAAAAATTGAACTTCACATCCAGATACTAATAGGTCTAGCGTTAGGGTTATGCTTTGCTCTATTATCTATTCAGCTGGGTTGGCCTGTTTCTTTTACCATTAATTATATCAAGCCTTTTGGTACAGTATTCTTAAATAGCTTGAAAATGATAGCTATACCATTAGTTTTTGTTTCTTTGGTAATAGGTATAACCAGTATAGAGGATACTACTAAGCTTTCTAGAATTGGAGGAAAGACTTTTATTATCTATACCATTACAACAATACTAGCTGTCATCCTTGGACTTGCTGTTGCTAACATAATAAAGCCAGGAGAGGTGATTTCAGAACAGACCAGAGATTCTCTTTTAAAACTTTATGGTGGGCAGGCTGAGCAGCATTCAGTATCTTTTGAGCAAACAAAAGCTACCGGCCCCTTACAATTCTTAGTAGATCTAGTACCTGAAAATTTATTTCAAGCCTTAGGAAATAATATGAGTTTACTACAGGTAGTACTAGTGGCTACGATGTTGGGTATAGCACTTCTTAAGATACCAGTTAGAAAAAGTAAGCCTGTTATCTTATTCTTTTCAGGAATTAATGAAGCTATTATAGAGCTTGTAGGGTTTATTATGAAGCTAGCTCCTTTTGGAGTTTTTGCTTTGGTTTCTTCTCTTTTGATAGAAATAGCTGGAGGTAGTAATACATATGAGGTATTTGAAATCTTGTACGCACTACTATGGTATGTCGGTACTGTAGTGCTAGGGTTAGCTATAATGACGCTAGTAATATATCCTATTATAATGAGGTTTTTTACAAAGAAAAGTTATCTTACTTTTCTTAAGCAAATACGTCCTGCACAGCTTATAGCTTTTACTACTAGTTCTAGTTCTGCAGCCCTTCCTGTTACTATGGAGCGTGTTGAAAAACATTTAGGCGTTTCTGAAGAAATAAGCAACTTTGTTTTGCCGCTAGGCGCTACTGTAAATATGGATGGAACGGCTGTTTACCAAGGGATAGCAGTGGTTTTTATTGCGCAAGCACTAGGTATAAAATTGTCGCTAGAAACTCAATTTATGATTGTAGCAAATGTTGCTATTTCTTCTATAGGCGTGGCTGGCGTACCCGGTGCAGCTATGGTTACTACAACTATGATATTGCATGCTATAGGTATTCCTGGCGTAGGGCTAGCACTCATTTTAGCACCTGATCGTATTCTGGATATGTGTAGGACAGTTACGAATATCACAGGCGATGCTGTAGTAGCTGTAGTGGTTGCTAGTACAGAAGGAGAGTTAACATCTGATAATGATATTAATAAGTCTGTTACAGCAAAAAGTACAGCTGATTAA
- the mnmA gene encoding tRNA 2-thiouridine(34) synthase MnmA encodes MKKGRVLVAMSGGIDSSITALLLHEQGYEIVGLTMKTWDYVSSGGRKKETGCCSLDSINDARNVAVSLGFPHIILDIREEFGDYVISNFTSEYLAGRTPNPCVLCNTHIKWDALLRRADKLNCEYIATGHYANIRHENGRYIVSRGKDLNKDQSYALWGVSQESLSRTLLPLGVFTKPEIREIASQRGFKELVTKSESYEICFIPDNDYRGFLKRRVDNLEEQVKGGEFVLEDGTVVGHHEGYPFYTVGQRKGLGITLGYPVYVTEIQADKNRVVLGTFDELARDGMYVHKLNMGKYPDLQGRRLDSVTKVRYNDPGSPAVLEQDGDIMKVFFGKGVHAIAPGQAAVFYEGDDVIGGGWIKASFKQPAFKKYNFSQ; translated from the coding sequence ATGAAAAAAGGCCGTGTATTAGTAGCCATGAGTGGAGGTATAGATAGTTCTATTACAGCACTGTTATTGCATGAACAGGGCTATGAGATAGTAGGATTGACTATGAAGACATGGGATTATGTAAGCAGTGGTGGAAGAAAAAAAGAGACTGGTTGCTGCAGCCTAGACTCTATTAATGATGCACGCAATGTGGCTGTATCATTGGGATTTCCTCATATTATTTTAGATATTCGAGAAGAGTTTGGAGATTATGTGATTAGTAACTTTACAAGCGAGTATTTAGCTGGAAGAACACCGAATCCCTGTGTTCTGTGTAATACTCATATTAAATGGGATGCGTTACTTAGGCGTGCTGACAAGCTAAATTGTGAATATATTGCAACAGGTCATTATGCGAACATACGCCATGAAAATGGACGCTATATAGTTTCGAGAGGGAAAGATTTGAACAAAGATCAATCTTATGCTTTATGGGGAGTTTCACAAGAAAGCTTAAGTAGAACTTTGCTTCCTTTAGGCGTATTTACAAAGCCTGAAATACGTGAAATAGCTAGCCAGCGAGGCTTTAAAGAATTAGTTACTAAATCCGAGTCCTATGAGATTTGCTTTATTCCAGACAACGACTATCGTGGTTTCCTGAAACGGCGAGTAGATAATTTAGAGGAGCAAGTAAAAGGAGGAGAATTTGTGTTGGAAGATGGAACCGTGGTAGGTCACCATGAAGGGTATCCGTTTTATACAGTAGGCCAACGGAAAGGTTTAGGCATAACATTAGGCTATCCTGTATATGTTACTGAAATACAAGCAGACAAGAATAGGGTTGTATTAGGTACTTTTGATGAGTTAGCTAGAGATGGGATGTATGTACATAAATTAAATATGGGTAAATATCCTGATTTACAGGGGCGTAGGTTAGACAGCGTTACTAAAGTACGGTATAATGATCCAGGTTCCCCTGCTGTGCTCGAACAAGATGGCGATATAATGAAGGTATTTTTTGGAAAAGGAGTGCATGCAATTGCCCCAGGACAAGCTGCTGTATTTTATGAAGGGGATGATGTAATAGGAGGGGGCTGGATTAAGGCTTCTTTTAAGCAGCCTGCTTTTAAAAAGTATAATTTTTCTCAGTAG
- a CDS encoding DMT family transporter codes for MKYFKAIFWFTLSLIVSCGNDAITKYLGYTFNPWQITFFRFAFGILTLLPVMLYQGKSAFITYRWKLHFLRGLFVFVAISLWSQGIKVSPITTSTIMSFTVPIFVLVLAPIFLKERVTWPMWLATLGGFVGILFVLQPDVHTFNQGSLFFIIAAILFGMLDILNKKYVTQEPMLCMLFYSTVVALILVTFPAMQVWRTPTNYELMWLLVLGIGSNLILYCILRAFSLTDASSLSPFRYIELLISMVVGYVFFHELPSSYSYLGAAIIIPSTLFIGYYQTRNQPKA; via the coding sequence TTGAAATATTTTAAAGCAATATTTTGGTTTACGCTTAGCCTTATAGTGAGCTGTGGTAATGATGCTATTACCAAATATTTGGGCTATACTTTCAATCCTTGGCAAATAACCTTCTTTAGATTTGCTTTTGGAATTCTTACCTTGTTGCCTGTTATGCTATATCAGGGCAAAAGTGCTTTTATAACATATAGATGGAAATTGCACTTCTTAAGAGGATTATTTGTTTTTGTGGCCATAAGTCTATGGAGCCAGGGGATTAAAGTATCTCCAATTACTACCTCTACTATCATGAGTTTTACTGTACCCATTTTTGTGCTTGTATTAGCTCCTATATTTCTTAAAGAACGTGTCACTTGGCCTATGTGGTTAGCTACGCTAGGGGGCTTTGTAGGTATCTTATTTGTATTACAGCCAGATGTCCATACTTTCAATCAAGGATCACTATTCTTTATTATTGCTGCAATACTTTTTGGCATGTTAGACATACTGAATAAAAAATATGTTACGCAAGAACCTATGTTATGTATGTTGTTTTATTCAACTGTAGTAGCCTTAATTTTGGTAACTTTCCCTGCTATGCAAGTATGGCGTACTCCCACCAACTATGAGCTTATGTGGTTGCTTGTATTAGGTATAGGAAGTAATCTTATTTTATACTGTATCCTTCGTGCTTTTTCTTTGACAGATGCATCCTCTTTATCTCCTTTTAGGTATATAGAACTACTTATTTCTATGGTAGTAGGATATGTATTTTTCCATGAGTTACCTAGCAGCTATAGCTACTTAGGAGCTGCTATTATCATTCCCTCTACACTTTTTATTGGATATTATCAGACACGTAATCAACCTAAAGCTTGA
- a CDS encoding NUDIX hydrolase: MNFYNQSLLDVIDEYGNFTGQRASREEVHTLGLIHRAVHLYLVDEEDHLLMQKRAKTVDHYPNEWSISLTGHVDARESSSEALYREVREELRLEPTTMKFDFLFSYRQDYTLHKSYIDRQFNDVYFCQHPFRLENIHFDTNEVARLERIPFKQFKDMVNDKGSLILQIYTKEHAGLDHLGII, from the coding sequence ATGAACTTTTATAATCAATCTCTTTTAGATGTTATAGACGAATATGGCAATTTTACAGGGCAGCGAGCGTCTAGAGAAGAAGTACATACGTTAGGCCTTATCCATCGGGCTGTACATTTATATTTGGTAGATGAAGAAGATCATCTACTCATGCAAAAAAGAGCTAAGACAGTAGACCATTACCCTAACGAATGGAGTATTTCTTTGACTGGTCATGTTGATGCAAGAGAGAGTAGTAGCGAAGCGCTTTATCGCGAGGTACGAGAAGAACTTAGACTAGAACCCACTACCATGAAGTTTGATTTCTTGTTTTCCTATAGGCAAGATTATACTTTACATAAATCTTATATAGACCGACAGTTCAATGATGTTTATTTTTGCCAACATCCTTTTAGGTTGGAGAATATTCACTTTGATACCAATGAGGTTGCTCGCTTGGAACGGATTCCTTTTAAGCAATTTAAAGATATGGTAAATGATAAAGGAAGTTTGATTTTACAAATTTATACCAAAGAACATGCTGGCTTGGACCATTTGGGAATAATTTAA
- the tilS gene encoding tRNA lysidine(34) synthetase TilS has product MTYKYKHINLTEGFISFINDHQLLQAEEPVLLAVSGGVDSVVMCSLFHEARLHFAIAHCNFGLRGQESEEDEAFVHTLAQQYQVEFFTKRFNTKAYAKTNKLSTQMAARELRYAWFKELCNIHQIDKLATAHHANDCLETVLFNLTKGTSIAGLHGILPKQNNLIRPLLFASKENLLQYAQAKGLSWREDSSNKQDDYARNLIRHQVIPSLKLINPNLESTTNLTIDRLSQVEKLFNEQLENIRKEIFFQQEDIHYILIQKIKEKPWAAVALWELLKPFGFNFLQIKNLLHPSVQIGKSVYVDNYQLYVDRTTWMLTDRKQTTVTSKHIANEKIKNINFLGKNLQLQVIPKEIYQITHTNEIAALDLDKLQFPLTIRSWQTGDFFYPLGMLKRKKLSDFLIDQKVPLVLKQKVCVLESKGQIVWVIGYRIDDRFKITDTTKQIYELQLTSFSKS; this is encoded by the coding sequence GTGACTTACAAATATAAGCATATAAATTTAACAGAAGGCTTTATATCATTTATTAACGACCACCAACTTCTTCAAGCAGAAGAACCAGTACTTTTAGCAGTAAGCGGTGGTGTAGATTCAGTGGTTATGTGCTCGCTTTTTCATGAAGCTAGATTACATTTTGCTATAGCCCATTGCAACTTTGGGTTACGAGGGCAAGAGTCAGAAGAAGATGAAGCATTTGTTCATACACTAGCACAACAATACCAAGTAGAGTTTTTTACAAAACGCTTTAATACGAAAGCCTATGCAAAAACAAATAAGCTCTCTACACAGATGGCTGCAAGAGAATTACGCTACGCTTGGTTTAAAGAGCTTTGTAATATCCATCAAATAGATAAATTAGCTACAGCACATCATGCTAATGATTGCCTAGAAACGGTACTTTTCAATCTAACAAAAGGAACTAGTATTGCTGGCCTCCATGGTATATTACCCAAACAGAACAATTTAATTAGACCATTGCTCTTTGCCAGTAAAGAAAATCTGCTACAATATGCACAAGCTAAAGGGCTTAGTTGGCGAGAAGATAGCTCTAATAAACAAGACGATTATGCTAGAAATTTAATTAGGCACCAAGTAATTCCTTCTTTAAAATTAATCAATCCTAATTTAGAAAGCACCACTAATCTTACTATAGACAGGCTAAGCCAGGTAGAAAAGCTTTTTAACGAACAGTTAGAAAACATAAGGAAAGAAATATTTTTCCAACAAGAGGATATACATTATATTTTGATTCAAAAAATTAAAGAAAAACCTTGGGCTGCTGTTGCATTATGGGAATTACTTAAACCTTTCGGATTTAATTTTTTACAGATAAAAAATCTTCTTCATCCATCCGTACAAATTGGAAAAAGTGTTTATGTTGATAATTATCAGCTTTATGTAGATCGTACAACATGGATGCTAACTGACCGTAAACAGACTACAGTAACTAGCAAACATATTGCTAACGAAAAAATAAAAAATATAAACTTTTTAGGAAAAAACCTACAACTACAAGTTATACCTAAAGAAATTTATCAGATTACCCATACCAATGAGATAGCAGCATTAGATTTAGATAAACTACAATTTCCACTAACTATTAGGTCCTGGCAGACTGGTGATTTTTTCTATCCACTGGGCATGTTAAAAAGAAAAAAGTTAAGTGACTTTTTAATAGACCAGAAAGTACCACTAGTACTTAAACAGAAAGTTTGCGTATTAGAATCTAAAGGGCAAATTGTATGGGTTATTGGTTATCGCATAGACGACCGATTTAAAATAACAGATACTACTAAGCAGATTTATGAATTGCAGTTAACTTCATTCAGTAAAAGCTAA
- the mnmE gene encoding tRNA uridine-5-carboxymethylaminomethyl(34) synthesis GTPase MnmE: MLHQQEPIIALATPAGKSAIAVIRLSGQNVISIVNQVFKGKDLNQQPSHTIHFGTINYQGEMIDEVLIALFKAPRSFTQEDSVEISCHGSSYIIQKIMQLFMELGIRLAKPGEFTQRAFLNGRFDLIQAEAVADLIAADTAIAHKTALQQMRGGFSTQLQALREKLIHVGALLELELDFAEEDVAFADRAMLESLIQELLTIIGKLIQSFSLGNVIKNGLPIAIVGKPNVGKSTLLNALLQEERAIVSPIPGTTRDFIEAEINIGGIHCRFIDTAGLREHTTDTIESIGIARTKERMQQAGLIIYVFDLSDESLATIQNAIEGISELGIPYIKVGNKLDAAQPDLLKALSQEDFVFISTAKKQHLGQLEARILELFQLDQLDNSDTIVVNTRHYESLVKSQNALLAVVEGIINGLSNELLMIDLKQTLYYLGEITGEITTEDLLDDLFSKFCIGK; encoded by the coding sequence ATGTTACATCAACAAGAGCCTATTATTGCCTTAGCTACCCCCGCTGGCAAAAGTGCTATTGCGGTCATTAGGCTTTCAGGCCAGAATGTAATTAGTATTGTTAATCAAGTTTTTAAAGGGAAAGACCTAAACCAACAACCTTCTCACACTATCCATTTTGGCACTATCAATTACCAAGGAGAGATGATTGATGAAGTATTAATAGCCCTATTCAAAGCACCACGCTCTTTTACACAAGAAGATAGCGTAGAAATATCGTGTCATGGATCATCTTATATCATCCAAAAGATCATGCAGCTCTTTATGGAGCTAGGAATAAGATTAGCCAAGCCTGGAGAATTTACACAACGGGCATTTTTAAACGGCCGATTTGATCTTATACAAGCAGAAGCTGTAGCAGACCTTATTGCTGCAGATACAGCTATTGCACATAAAACAGCCTTGCAACAAATGCGAGGTGGCTTTTCCACACAACTTCAAGCATTGCGTGAAAAGCTTATTCATGTGGGCGCATTGCTAGAACTAGAATTAGATTTTGCTGAAGAAGATGTAGCTTTTGCCGATAGAGCTATGCTAGAAAGCCTAATACAAGAATTACTTACCATTATAGGCAAATTAATACAAAGCTTTAGCTTAGGAAATGTCATTAAGAACGGACTACCTATTGCTATTGTAGGAAAACCTAATGTAGGAAAATCTACCTTGCTCAATGCTTTGCTACAAGAAGAGAGAGCTATTGTATCCCCTATTCCCGGCACTACCCGCGACTTTATTGAAGCAGAAATCAACATAGGAGGAATACACTGCAGATTTATTGATACAGCAGGTCTTAGAGAGCATACCACAGATACCATAGAGTCTATAGGAATTGCTAGGACCAAAGAACGGATGCAACAAGCAGGATTAATTATCTATGTATTTGATTTATCAGATGAATCTTTAGCAACTATACAAAACGCCATAGAAGGAATATCAGAGTTAGGGATTCCTTATATTAAGGTAGGCAATAAGCTAGATGCTGCTCAACCAGACTTATTAAAAGCACTATCACAAGAAGATTTTGTGTTCATATCTACCGCTAAAAAACAACACTTAGGTCAATTAGAAGCACGCATATTGGAGCTGTTTCAATTAGATCAACTGGATAATTCAGATACTATTGTTGTTAATACCCGCCATTATGAAAGCCTTGTTAAAAGCCAAAATGCTTTATTAGCTGTAGTCGAGGGCATAATTAACGGTTTAAGTAATGAGTTGCTAATGATTGACCTAAAGCAAACGCTGTACTATCTAGGTGAGATTACAGGAGAAATAACTACTGAAGATTTACTGGATGATTTATTTTCTAAATTTTGTATTGGGAAATAA